One Amia ocellicauda isolate fAmiCal2 chromosome 13, fAmiCal2.hap1, whole genome shotgun sequence genomic window, TAATTTGGCAAACAGACTTCTTTTTAATGCTGGTCAATCACCTGAGGAGGCGGTTTTTTCCCTTCCTGAGGCACCAATCACACGCAGGAGGCGGGTCCGATCGAtggtgctgtaattgtgtagcGGCCTGCCGTGCTGGTGGGGAGGGACGACTAGTCTGTTTTGAAACGTAATAAGTACTTAAAAATCCAGGAAGTgatctattaaaaaaataataataatgtacatgtAACGCCTATTTGAGTGTATAATAGATTCAGGGTATCTTAGGTTCGATAGAAGACTGGTTTGCAAGTTGTGGCCTAGTGGAAAAGGAACTCCTGAATAAAAAGACATACCAGTGTTATTACTTTCCTGAATGGTATTCTACTTggctttgttatttatttatttttagaaataatTTGCAGTCAGTTAATTCCCatagcaatacaaaaaaaagaaaaaacatacgaTAAAATTAAAGTACACCACAATTCTATCTCAATCAGTTTTCTCTCAGTTTGTATGTCCTGCCACTTGCAGTTCGAAAGCAGACCACATGAACAGTGTCCGATATATGTAGAGTGGTGGAACAGCATCATAATGGCTGAAGTTGTTGAATTCAAGCTGTAATGCTCCGTCCCACTCTCCTCGGTGCTAGGTGTGCTCCTGGAAGCTTCTGGAAGCTtctcttgtttttcctttttttttttttagataaaaagatacatttatttgtaaggCCCCTGAACTGCCAGTTGCCGAggcagtttgtgtttgtgtgctggaCACAACTGTTCCACACACCACCACTATCATTAACTCATTTAAATCAAGGGCTACatacacataagaaaataacaagcactgaTCAAGAATAAAACCCAGGTCACCAGGATCACAGCACTGTTCCCGAACCACTGCACCAACTGATATACAACTTTAATATGGaacctattttaagtagctTGCAGCCATTGCTGCTGGTTGTCgtgactaattgtataaaacttaattattggggttatagtcttaaatgaatgtatcaattaaaaacgtacattataatacataatacaaaatagttgtgtgtgtgtgtgtatttatatagcctgcctactatatatacacatatgtgtgttctgtGGCTCTACAATAACTGAATGCACTCGTGGTTACTCAAGTGGAGAACGTAATGATGGGGGGGAATTGACCTGGGGGCGATTTGTTATAGGGGTGAATTGACGCGGGGACAAACTGTCGTGGGGACCAATTATCGCGGGAGTGAACTGTTGCCGGGGCGAATTGATGGGGACGAATTGTCACAGGACGAATTGTCATGGATCCAAAAATgctatcaaataaaaaaatgtatataatcaaTAACAATTTACAACCCCCCCCCTTATGGAAACAATCGATAAATTAACCCTCTTCAAGaaactattattaaaattatataatctCTTATCCAAAAATGACTCATCAATATCTCTTCCAATTGGCTACTGGGAAAAAGATTTAGCAATCCATACTGATTCCAGCTTCTGGACACAAATCTGCAAGAATATATTCACAATGAGTAATAACATGCTCACACAACTGAAACAATACAAAGTAATTCACAGAACGCACACTACCCAGCACAAAATGTTTGGAATGGGTTTCATAGATTCTGATACTTGTTCACACTGTACGCTGAACACCCCTGATAATTACTTTCATGCTTTTGGCTCTGTCCACCGACTCAACACTTTTGGCAAGAAGTGATGAACAAAACATAATCTTTTTTTGGCTGCAGCATCCGGTACATGGAGACCTAACCACACTCAACCTCCCCGAACAAAACCCAACTCAAGTTCTCATAGCATTTTGCCAAGAAGACTAtactcctgaactggaaaatcAGACAAACTTTTATCCCACAATGGCTAAACCTGTTAACAGATTATAttacacaggaaaaaaacataacCACCAACAAAGACCAGGAAAATAGATTTAATGGAACTTGGGCACAATTTCTCAATTGTTTCCATTTACCATCGTAACTAATGTttaatgcacacacatacacacacacaacctcaaACAGTATGTTAAActtaattttgatttatttatttattatttatttactttgttaTGCTTGGACATGAGTGATACATATCAACTGGTCTCCTATATGTGcaaaatctgtttgtttttctgtttgtctgtctaatTGTCCACCTGTTCATtcaattgtttgtttattctatTGGTTGTTTGTCTGGCCATCTGTCTCCTTGAATAGATTGTCAATGCGCTCAATTTGAGTCTGGGGTGGAGGCTGGGTAATGGGATGGGGAGAGAAAGGGCTCCATGTAATGGGAACATGGGTCATTGCAGAGATAAAACTTAGTCACCGGGACTAAGCAGACATCTCCACAGAGTCAGGcagacaatgaaaataaataaataaatcaataaaaaaggaCAGGCAGAGGCCTTCTTGTTGCAGCCCTGTTATTATGCACAATAAGCGACACCtaagtcaaaaaaaaaaaaacacgttcTCAAGATTGTTGTACAGGATGTATTGTAAATatacaacaaaattaaatttgAGATGTTGGTTAAATCAccagttttataaatatcactgactgtttatttagttttgttttcaaggacaaaaaaagtaaatgttaataaataaattgtcattttCACCATTTCAAAAATGCTTTGAATTAATTAAGCAAGTTCAGTCAACTGTTCCAATACACTGGAATAAAACGCATTGCTGTCTACACAGAGCAACCGAAATATATATCTTTCCACTCTTTCCACGTGCTAAGTGAGTGTCAACAGAACATTCTTTTCAGAATCTACATTAAGAATCACACCAGAAAAGGTCAAAAGATAAGCCTGTAGCTTTTTCCTGGCAGTCTAAAAATACTCTtgataattgtatgtatttattttgtgtttaatacACATTTATGACATTATTATACCAATCAATTACCAAAGCAGGCCTAGTATTAAATGTAAATCCTCCCTGCTATTACCTCTTAGTATCAAGTACTTGTTATGGAGTTTACAAGTTTCAAAGTAATTTAAACTTAGTTATGTGAAGTTATCAACAATCTTCTCTTTAAAGTATAAGTCATTGTCACAACTGAAAAGCATTCTGTTTGGATTAGTATAAACAAGTATAAATTTAACCAGAAAAGTAATACATACCGATTGACTGAGAAAAGAACCCATGAAAAATCACCAGAAATATCTTACAATCCATTTCTTTGTGTTTGGTTCTACACAAAAATATCTGTGGTCTCTGTGGAATTCAGGAAGAATGGAAGGCTACACCATGCAACAGCTTTCTTATATTGTACTTCACAAGCTGACCTATATTTGGAGGCAAATCAACAGGATGATAAGCCTGCCCCTGCACCGCCCCTCCCTTACATGAATCTCATACAATGTTTTATACAATGTTTGGGTTAAAAATGTTTACTTAAGGTAATTCATGATAATTATAAATTGTATCATAAAcaagaatattttttattttattaatttctcttcatttaaagatacaatgtatatatgctaattaaacaaaagttaatttactttaatttttgaaaatgacagttttcatttgctATTAACTTTATCCCAAGcattatgttttagtttttctgtgtcgttaatacatttaatttgttttttttggggaAATTAGACAGTGCTCTCATATTACAGCTTTGAAAAAAATAGATTGAacacataataaaacataattaagcTGATCATTGtgcaaaaaacacattgaatgtttattttattttgagttcAGTGTTCAAGGTTCAGTGAAATTCTACAATGTCcgtttttatcttgtttttaaatgtacattttatatgTTCCAATAAACTGGCATAAAATGCTACATCGAGCAACTGAAAGAGATAGTGAAACCTTTCCTCCATTGGGAAAACGTAGTCTACATCTTTTCTTACAGTGggaatttttaaattgtaatttaataggacatttttaatcatatagGTAATATCAAAAGTATTTTCTGAAACCTTATTTATGTCACTTAAACTTTAGAAAGATATTGACCCTATTGAAAATAATGTTACATAAAGTGAATGGTTATTAttagtatatattgtttttcctgTAATGAGTGTTAATGTGGGAGGGGGATAGAGAAGAGAAAAATGTGTAAGACAAGGGGATgaggttttttttcatcttcttggAACTtcatctaatttatttattaatgtattattcatttttaaggATCAGTGTGCTGCCTAATTTTTCAAAGGGGCACATTTAAAGAGAGGCCAGGGGTGACAATGCATTTTCACAACAGCTGCATTTGCCACCtatctacatttttatttaacagtATTTAGCTGTTAGAGAAGTGAATGATGCAGGGTCAGGTCAGGTCATGTCAGGTTACAAAAGGTTACTGTAAATTAAATAGCAAGATAAAAACAGTGTAATAATGTAACACATTAACCATCCATATGCTTCAATCAGATGCTAAAGATCATGCTACTTGTCTTGACagtaaatgattaaataattgTTTCCACTATGTAAGATCCTGTAGTTCTCTGTGACCACAGTAAGACAGTTCTAGAAAATCTACCTGAAACAGTCTTCTATTCTCATCCCTCAATGCAGGATTTGCTCAAGCAGGCCAGAAATATTGAGAAACACGTCCTTTTTTCCTATACCATACACCATCTGTGCACATCATGACAAATTAACCTTTTTTCTTATATCCCATTTGCATGGGGAGTAAATGGAATGCAGTTGCATTCAGATTTTACCACAAGTAGTATAACAGGTtggttcaataaaaaaaaaaacactgctacaTTATGAAGATAGAGAAGGCAGCGTAGTGTGAAGGATGTATGTAACCCAGTTTGGTCTGGAAATAATCCTAAAAATAGAGCTTGTTTTCAATATTAGTACATGGAACTCAGTGTAACTCTTCTTAGAACATACAATTTACAAAAATTAGCATGACAGTTCACATACTCTATGAGGTGCTCTCTTATGGGGATAGGGGAGGTGGTTATCTGTGTGACTAGATCTTGTAAATGCAACAGCTGCAGACCACAACACACCAACTTTTTTAGGGGAAGTCCAAGGGTTAAATATTGAGGTAATGATCTAATCGGCCGTTATGACATGTTTTAACATGCCCACAGCTTTGTTCGTATCAGATGTATTAAGTGTCATGTTTACCTAAATATAAAGTAATGTAATCTGTGATTTATGTTTAGAAGAGGAAAAATATAGCTATAGGTATCTTCAACCCttcattttataatgtaatgtgaGCTCTATATAATTccacaataattgtattttatttttctattttccaTTGGGTCTCTCTATTTCTTAGATTTTCTTTGGTTGTACATGTAAGGTGTAACGTTTGCTCTATATTGCTAATATTATGAACAATCTAATCTCTAAGCCCTTTCCCAATCAATAGTCCACGAACCTtaataaataagttaaaaaaTGAGTATTAGTGTAAAACTCCTTCTGTGTAACTTCTGTGTCTTCCCCAGAAacccataagaacataagaacttaagaaagtttacaaacgagaggaggccatttgacccatcgtgctcgtttggtgtccattaataactaagtgatccaaggatcctatccagtctatttttaaatgtttccaaatttttcagcttcaaccacatcgctggggagtttgttccagattgtgacaactctctgtgtaaagaagtgtctcctgttttccgttttgaatgccttgaagcccaatttccatttgtgtccccgggtgcgtgtgtccctgctgatctggaaaagctgctctggtttgatgtggtcgatgaccttcatgattttgaagacttgaatcaagtccccacttagtctcctctgttccagggtgaaaaggttcagttccctcagtctctccgagtaggacattcccttcaaacctgtaATAAGTCTGGAtgctcttctctgaactgcctctagagcagtgatatctttcttgaagtgtggtgcccagaactgtacacagtattccagatgaggtctaactagtgcattgtacagtgtcaacattacttcccttgttctaaattctacacttttgacaatataccctagcattctgtttgccttttttattgcttccccacattgctttgatggagaaagtgaggagttcacatagactcctaggtctttctcatgcgttacttcatctagttctattcctcccatagtgtaattatttttgttatctgcatgtgttaccttgcacttgtccacaatgaatttgatttgccaggtgtcggcccacaagtgactattatctaagtccctttgaatagcctgtgctgccaagattgtatctgctgagccacctatttcagtatcatcagcaaatttgacaagtttgctaactatcccagagtccagatcattaatatagattagaaaaagcaaaggccctaatactgatccctgaggaactccactaacaacctcactccagttggaagcgactcctctaattgacaccctctgtttcctatacatcaaccagttcataatccatctacttacattaccttgaatgcctacagcttccaatttgaggatcagtctttggtgtggaaccttatcaaaagctttttggaaatctaagtatatcatatcatatgctttcacatgatctacagctgcagttacatGTTCAGAAAACTCCCAATAAatttgtaagacatgatctgccttgtctaaacccatgttgactatctccaagaatatggttttcattaagatgctcctctattttctgtctaataattatttccaacattttacaagtaatgtaggtgagactgattggtctgtaatttcctggctcagttttgtcccctttcttgtggattggtatgacatttgccatcttccagtcagttggcacattccctgttctaagtgtcttttggaatatttgagttagcggcctataaataatttccctcatttctttaagtactgttggaaagatcccatggcccaggtgatttgtttgtttttaattctgctagtccctttagtacatcctcctcatttattctgatctctcttagggtttgattggactggttgttaacatAAGGATGACATAAggatattaaaatattgtaggTGGTTTCAAAAACcataaaagtattttatttgtaatatataatgAGTATTATGATTTAAAAGCTTTATACTCACTTTTCTATTTTGAtctgaaaggaaattaaaattaaattaaattaaaaactaattaaaatggcAATAGATTGTATAACATGCATGtaagatatgcattttaaatagtttattttgttttacattaagaCATAATTTGGAAAAATATATGCCATCTGTTTGGTGCTACAGAAAGGGGTGACGATTGTGGAGTTGACCAGAAAACTTTCCAGCCttgaattttattttcttgtatatAGCCTTAAACTAACTCTGAAATACCTGCAACTGCAGGTGATTtgtactttttaattattatttattttttgctttcagacaaaatttaaaacaatgaaaataaagttgtgttgtttttaattacgACAATCATTACTGATTGTTCCACTATCTCATCCACCTCTGACATTTTACTATCCTCATGCTTCACCAAGCGAACAGAAAACTACATTTTCCAGACTGCCGCAGAGGTGTTATTATGAAAGCCGCAGtgctgtcattggtgaggagtcaATTCTTCCGGGTCAGAGGTTCACAATATGGCCCCCTACGTGTAACAAGCTGGGATGTACTGAAGAAAAGGTGGGCTATACCTGGCAGTGCACTTGAGATTTAAGTTTACGCTAAATCCATTATGTTTCACGTTGTTGTTAGAAATGCGGCCCCGGTGTGTCGCCTCCTAGTCCCACGGAGCGGCGTGCTCATAGAGTCGGTGAGGGGAAGGAAATCACGCAGTGATCCGAAGGCCAAGTCAAAAGCTGGGAGAATCAAAGTCCCCCCACCCGTGGACCCCGTTGAGATGCTTGTGCTCAAGGAGAGGTTCACCCAATACGACCTGATCATGAAAGCACTCCGGTTAGTAAAAGCCATTTTCACAACTTAACTCTGACGCAAATGCTAGACGATACAGCATGCAGGTGCGGCGAAACTATGACAGTAGCGGCCTTGGTTTATTTATACTGGACATCTTTAAATCATACATGATACAACGACATGCACTGTCCCTCAAACACGTCAAGTTTCAGCttacgttatatatatataatcaccgTCAGCCCAAgccgatccactgctggatgaaggcttctccaagatgtttccattgCTTATGTACAGCTTCTCTGTTCCTTGTCACGCCTGCAAaatttatgatttcatcttcccatattTGATGTGGTTGTCGTCTACGTAATATTTAATCTCCTGTGATCCATTCGATAACTTCATTTGATCTGTGTTTGCAATGTGTTATGTCAgatattttagtttgttctcgcatttattagtttgtttttctctcttattcaaagcatacatctttccatgctgcttgtcgtccgcagtttctgtaacatttttgcatttagtgaccatTTTTCACAGTACTGATCAGTTACtcttctcttcaggcaaatgggtagatttcctttcgaCAGCGTGCGGTTTCTCGCAAATGTACTCCATCCTATTTgaactcttcttttgatttcttccaaaCTATATCAAACTATATTGTATTGGTGCAGGTCAGAGTTTAAGGAGGAGATGCTGCTGCGGAGGTACGAACAGGAGGTCGGCTCCCTAGCGGAGGAGCGGGCCAAGCAGGAGGCGGAGGAGCACCGTGAGCTCATGGCGTGGAACGACGCGGAAAACCTCCGACTGCGCAAACTGCGGTAACCACACTGACCACTTGACAACATTTGATATCAGTTCTGTATTTCATACGAAATATACTATAAATGCCAGATTGAACTTTGAAGTGGGATAAAACGTGGGCGAACTCCCCCGAAATACTCGATTcaaaatcaaatgctttttccATGACTAAGAACTGTGAGATGCAGTGACAGCGTTGAATGCATACATGTTCttcttaaaatacaatacatgtgaATAATGTGGTTGAAATTAGATATTTTTAGGCAGAGTGAATAATACATAATTCTGGTGAAGAATACATAATTGCAAAGTATAAAGGCACAAGACCTTTAAAGTATCACCTCACCCACACTTGTCTGAAAATGATCTTCATCTGCAGTCTTCCATTCATTTGTacttctttcttcttttaaatAGTGAGGAAAGAATCCAGAAAGAAGAGGAGCAGGAAGAACTGAGGAAAACAGAGGCAGCCATCTACAGAGACAAAAGAACAGAAgcctttttgaaagaaaaagaacaggAGATTCTGCAGCTACAGGTTACCATGATTTATTGCTTTAGTCATTTTGGGACACTATCTCCATTACATAAGTGATTCAATTTTTATGATTACTGAGGACATTTTCTGcttctttgtattttaatgtttttctaaaCTAGTAAGGTTCGCTTAATAAATAAACCTAATGTAAGGTAATATAATTTCAGAGATCTGTATATTGTTTTACCTATAGATACTGTGGCAGTTTGTGAGTATGGGGATCTAAAGGTGGGGCTAAGGAAACACAAGAAGGGAATATGTGAAGGGAATGCAGAGATGTGTACACAGGATCATAAACAACAGACCTTCAAAAATCCCAAATAAAACCCCAGCTTGTCTAGAGCCTTAACTAAACACACTTAAACAGGTGCCTTACTACACGtataacaacattttaaacCCAAAAAATAACTAATCCACTCCATAATCCTTAATTCAATCCAAAAAGTCTGTAAATACAATTTGTTCCCATGATCTGCTCTCCGTCACACCATTTCTATAGTTTGTCAGACTTTTCTCACCAGAAACACCCTCTTTGCTTTTCCCATATGGTATTTTGCAATGATCTCAGTGTGGGGGGTTGCTTTTATACTGTTCTGGCTTCCGTGGGTGATTGTCCTCGGCTGCTGCTTCTGCCCCGCAGCCTGTCAAACTGGAGTGCGCTGATGTGAcacttacatttgttttgtttttactaatGTGTTTCTTAATTTGTAAAACAGGAGGAAGCAAAGAACTTCATCACGTTGGAAAATGTAGACCAGTGCATCGAGGATGCTCTTGACAATCCAAAGAATTACAATTTTGCTATTGATAAGGAAGGCAGGATTGTTAAAACAAGTGTGCTGGAATGATGACGGCAATGCAGAACTGTTAAGACTTCAAAAATGCACTTGAACTTCAAGTTTGCCAAGAATTACTGTTTATTGGTGGAGAGATTAACAGTGGTCATCTGGAACATACCCATAACACCTGTATACATGTTTTCTGGGATTGTAAATGTTGTCAGTCACTGCTGTTAATGTGGAATATTGTTAGTAAAAGACATAAAATAAATGGGTATGCAAACAAGTGAATGTACCACAATAATAATGGAACTGTCCTAAAAGTGTGATTTTTCAGTTGAATTCTAAAACCCATGCAAATAAAAGGTTACTGTTTTATGTACAATATGTACAGACCATTTTGTGTGATTATCAGTGTTTATTAAACTGAATAAATATGAAATTATAATTAgattaaaactttaatttcCACTCAAAAATGAACAAGTTACTATGATGTACAGGCCTTAAATCAGACCCAATGGCCTTTTGCTTTGAAATGGGGAATATTTAATATT contains:
- the mrps26 gene encoding small ribosomal subunit protein mS26, yielding MFHVVVRNAAPVCRLLVPRSGVLIESVRGRKSRSDPKAKSKAGRIKVPPPVDPVEMLVLKERFTQYDLIMKALRSEFKEEMLLRRYEQEVGSLAEERAKQEAEEHRELMAWNDAENLRLRKLREERIQKEEEQEELRKTEAAIYRDKRTEAFLKEKEQEILQLQEEAKNFITLENVDQCIEDALDNPKNYNFAIDKEGRIVKTSVLE